The DNA region CAAGTTCTTAGTTGTCTCCTACGACATTCCGCAGGGCTGCTTGAGTGGTTACTATCCGGAAACCAATAACCTGGTGCCGCTGGAGAGTGTGGCTGATCACTCACGCACGCCAACTTCGAAGTCCATCCCGGTGATTATCGAGAAAACCACAGCGCCTGAGGTGGCTAATGCTGCTTGAGTGTGATTATCATGAAGTGCAGGCGCGGGCGGGCTTTGCTTATGGCTCGCTTGACGCTGTACCGCTGGATTCAGTTCAGCTAGGCCCGGTACAATTCGACCCTGTACAGTTAGATCATAGCGCCGTGTTGATGCTGGGCGTGCTGGAATTGCTGCATGCAGAGCATGAAGCAGGCCGTGCACATGTGTCACTCGCTGTCATCTGCAAGCGTCTGGATATACGCATGAGTACGCTACAACGGTTGATGACTGCATTAAGCGAGCAAGCGCTGGTGGACGTTTCCACGCAAAAAGAGCGGCTGGTTGCTGCGCTGACGGCTAGCGGTGAAGAGCTGTCTCTCGCATTGCAAGTGGCCTAAGGCTACACCAGCAACGAACCTAGAGCGAACCCAAGTAGTCACGCCGGCTGTGCAGGGCTAGGCTGTAGTATAATAGCCCGCATCAAGAACTCCCCCAACTTGGCCACCCATGAAGCTTTATGTCTCGTTTGCCGCTCGCATACGCGCAATGATCGATGAAGGCGTTTTAAAGCCGGCGGACAAGATTTTTTCGGTACGGCAGGCCAGCCAGAAGTATGGGCTCAGCATTAGCACCATATTGCGCGCTTATCTGCTGCTGGAGCAGGAGGGCGTTATCAGTAGTCACCCACAGTCAGGCTACTATGTCACACCACGTAAGCGCCTGCAGCAGCGTCATGCATCCCCATTCGCTAAGGACATAAATCTTTCTGAAGTCGATGCAAGTAAGCTGGTACTCACTACGCTTAAATCCATCCGCGAATTTGGCACCGTGCCGCTAGGCTCACCATTCCCAGACCCCCAGCTGTTCCCACTCAAGAAAATCCATCAATATGAAAAAGCCCTGACCGATGATGAGGGAGAGTGGGGCGTGTTGAGCGACCTGCCACCCGGCAACGAAATGCTGCGCCAGCAGATTGCGCGTCGCTATCTAGCCAGCGGCATCGATGTATCACCGGATGATATTGTCATCACACATGGCGCCACCGAGGCTATCACCCTCTGCCTGCAGGCGGTGGCCAAGGCGGGGGATACCATTGCGCTAGAATCACCCGGCTATTATGCGCTGGCACATACCGTAGAGCGACTGGGGATGAAGGTCGCTGAAATTCTTACCGATCCTGAATCCGGCATTGATCTGGATGCGTTGCGGGCTGCGACAGCGGATACGCGTATTGCGGCGGTGATTTTGACTGCCAATTTTCAGAATCCGCTAGGCTTTGTCATGCCCGAGGCAAAAAAGCAGGCGTTGGTGGAATTTCTTGCTGAGCAGAATATTCCGCTGATTGAGGATGATGTCTATAGTGAGCTGTACTTTAGCAATGAGCCGCCTTTGCCTGCCAAGGCTTATGACCGCTCCGGCATGGTGCTGCATTGCTCGTCGTTTTCCAAGTCACTGGCACCTGGCTACCGCGTGGGTTGGACCAGTGCAGGACGCTATCGCCAAGAGGTGGAGCGACTCATGTTTCTTAACAGTCTATCGCTGACCTCGGCGCCGCAGATTGCGATTGCTAAGTTTATGCAGCGGGACAGCTTTGAGCAGCATCTCAAGCAGCTGCGGCATACCTTACGTTCAAATTATGTGCTGATCCGCAATGTGATAGAGCAAAGTTTTCCTATCGGCACACAGCTTTCTGTCCCCAAGGGTGGCTATGTGGTCTGGGTAAAGCTCCCACCGGCGATAGATGCACTCAAGCTTTATCGTACTGCGATTGACAACGGTATCACCGTAGCGCCTGGTAGCATTTTTTCGCGCAAGAAAGACCTCACCCACTATATACGCCTCAATTTTAGCCACCTGTGGACGCTCGCCATTGAGCAGGCCGTGCGTGATGTGGGCGCCCTTGCCTGCGAGATGCTGGCATCAGTCAGTCCAAGCCAAGATAACGACACCAGCGTTTAGCAAAAGACATTTAGTATGCTTAAACTTAAAATATTGACTAAATTTAGTATTGCTAAATTTACGACGACAGCAATTAACATCAGGATCAAAGTATGCAATACACCAAGCTTGCCCACACCGATTTAAAAGTTTCTAAAGTGTGCTTAGGCACCATGACCTATGGCGACCAGAACACAGAGGCCGAGGCACATGCGCAACTGGATTATGCTGTGGCGCGCGGCATTAACTTTATAGATACCGCTGAAATGTACCCAGTGCCGCCTAAGGCTGAAACCTACACGCGTACCGAAATCATGGTAGGTACCTGGCTAAAAAAACAGCCGCGTGACCAGATTATTTTAGGCGGTAAAGTTTCTGGGCCACGCCGTGGCTTGGATTGGATACGTGGCGGGCCGCCATCGCTAGACCGTGCCAATATTCGTGCTGCGATTGAGGGCTCCTTACAGCGCTTGCAGACTGATTATATCGATTTATACCAATTGCATTGGCCAGAGCGCAATGTGCCGATGTTTGGGCAGTATCAGTTTGACCCTGCGGGTGAGTTTGAATCTGGTGTTTACAAGCAAGGTGAACAAAAAGCATGGGTGTCGATACAAAACCAGTTGGAAACACTAGCTGAGTTAGTGCAAGAGGGCAAAATACGTTATGTTGGTTTATCGAACGAGCAACCGTGGGGTGTAATGGAGTTTGTGCGTATCGCTAAAGCTTACAATCTGCCGCACGTTGCCAGTGTGCAAAACTGCTATAACCTGATTAATCGGGGCATGGAGTTTGGCATGAGCGAAGTCTTGTATCGAGAGAATGTAGGTTTGCTTGCGTATTCACCGCTGGCGTTTGGGCACCTGACTGCAAAATACATTGATAACCCGGAAGCAAAAGGGCGTGTCACCATGTTTTTAGGCTACGCTCAGCGCTATAAAAAGCCGGGTGTTGTGCCAGCCAGCGCTGCGTATGCCAAGCTGGCAAGAGCACATGGGTTGACGCCTACACAATTGGCGTTGAGCTTTGTGTACCACCGCTGGTTTGTGAGCAGCACCATTATTGGCGCCACCACGATGCAGCAATTAAAAGAGAATATTGATGCGTGGGATACCAAGTTATCACCAGAGGTGCTGCAAGAGATTGAGCATTTGCATTTAACCATGATGAACCCTGCACCTTAACGATTGGACAAATCTACATTCATAGCTGATTAGAATAGCTTGGTGGAAATAGATATTTCACTAAGCTACTATCCGTCATTCCCGCCTACGCGGGAATGACGGGGTGAGGATTGAGAATTTGGAGAGAAGTGCTGTAATTTGGATTTTTTAAAGATTAATTAATAACCATACTTAAGATATTGTCTTTCACTTGAGGCATCTACTGAATTACAATTCTAGTATTGTTTAATCGTTTAGAAAGTTCTATATGTCTCAGCTCCCACCATGCCCACAATGCCAATCTGAATATACGTATGAAGATGGCGATAGATACGTTTGCCCAGAGTGTGCGCATGAGTGGCTGATAGATGGCGGTGCAGAAAATGCGGATGAAGTGCGTGTGATTAAAGATTCAAACGGTAATGTGCTTCAAGATGGCGACACGATTACTGTGATTAAAGACCTGAAAGTCAAAGGTTCTTCATTAGTGGTGAAAGTAGGCACCAAGGTTAAAAACATTCGTTTGGTAGAGGGTGATCACGACATTGACTGCAAAATCGATGGTATTGGCGCAATGAAGCTAAAGTCAGAGTTTGTAAAGAAAGCGTAATATAAAAAAGTTAGTATAAAAAGTTTGGTATTTTTAACCGTACAGCACCGTCCCTCCTTAAGCTAGTGTAGAGTAGGGGGTGACGCACCAAGTGTGGGTTTTGTTCATACCCGAACGAGCACTTCAATTAAAAAGCATTAGTCTGTATATTGTGGAGCATAGATTAGTCACAACTTAAGTATGATAGTTAATGATGCCATGGTTTAGTCCACAACAATTACGCACAGGTTTTGCTTGCCTAGCCGCTTATGTAGGCGTGTTATGCATTCTTTTTGTGCTCGTGATTGCACCAGTGCATGCAAGCCCTAATCTGACTCCCCATTTGATTGAGGGGCATTGGTATGCGTCTAATCAACTTGCTTCACCTATTAAAGCCTTGCCCTTAACTGGCGGTGATTTTGTCTTCAAAGGGACATTGCAAGTTGCCCAAGCCGGTGACTATGTGATTGATTTCAAGAACACCAGTACGTTTGCTATGTTTAAACATACGGTGCTGGATAGTCGCAACGTAGTGGTTGCTGAGTTGGAAGGTGGTATCAGCAACACAGAAAGCAACCCTTTTACGTTAAGGCATGCACGGCTTTTGTATTTGGAGGCCGGGACGTATAGCTTAGTCACTACACTTAAAACTCCTTACCTGATTGCACAGCCTCAACCGTATTTAGACACTAAGGCACATTACCAGCAGGCGATTAAGCTTGGTAATTTTATCGCACTGCTTTGCCTTGGTGTGCTGATGGGGTTGATGGCGTATTACATTGTGCTGGGTTTAATTCGAGCGCAAATGGTGCATGGCATGTATGCGCTGTTTGTTTTGGGCAACTTATTCTTGCAGGGAACATCGTTATTGGTGTTTTCTGATACGTTTGGCATCCATTGGTTTTATTTGAGCGCACTACCTATTTTATTTTCAAATATCGCTTATGTTTTCTTTGTTAAAGGTTTGCTGAATATACGTCAGCAATCCAACCCGAAGTTATATCGCTGGATTCAATATGCAGTGGTGATACTGGTGCTATTTGCTGTGTGGGGTATTTATTCGCCAAACTGGATGATGGAGATGGCGCGTTATGGCGTTGGTATTTTTCTCTGTCTTGGCTTGGCATGTAGTATTTACCTCAGCAGTAAAAAGAACATGACAGCGCGTTATTACTTGATAGCGATTCTGACCTTTTTTGTTTTAGGTGGCGTAACGATTACGGCGCAAAACTTTACTGGTTATACGTTGTATGTTGAGCATTTGGGCTTGGTTGCGGTAACGGTAGAAGCGCTGTTGCTGTCGTTTGTGCTGAGCTACCAATTTAGTGAGTTATTTAGAGAAAAAGAGCAGGTGTTGGCAGCGCTGGGCATTAGTGAAGCGCAAATTAAAATAGATACGTTAACAGGCTTGCCCAATCGAGTTGCATTAGAGGCCGCTATTCAGATACTGCCTGAAAGCGGCAGTATCACCATATTAGATCTAGACCGCCTCAAATACTATAACGATAAATTTGGGCATGTTTACGGTGACAAGTTACTGTGCGACTTCAGCCGTTTTTTACAGGGAAAATTAGGTGACATGGGGATGCTGCATCGTTTAGGTGGCGATGAGTTTGCAATTACTGCAGATCATGCGGATGAAGCTGTGATACAAAGAGTGCTGGATGAAACCATCACACATTTGCAAGCTAATGGTTTTGAGTTGGTGGGGGTGAGTGCAGGTACGGCGTTTATCTATGAAGAACCAGATAACTGCAGTGTGGTGATGCATATGGCTGACCTGCGCATGTATGAGAACAAGCGCGCCCATAAACGCGCCCAAAACGAACAGTTCTACTAGCGGAATGCTTTAGGGAAAAAGCTCACTGGTTGTGGCTCTGGAATTTGCAAAATGTTTTTCCGAATTTTACCCATCACATGCATCTCGCATGGCTTGCAATCAAACTTCAGTGTGTAGCGGTCGTTACCGTTAATCAGTGTCATCGGTTCTGCGGTGACTGTACCTTGCACGCCAATCACACCTTTAGCCTCTTTCGGGCATAGGCCATGGCTAAAACGCAGGCAGTGCTTGGTAATCATCAGTGGTACTTCGTCCAGTTCTTTGTTGGCTTCATACGCCGCTGCAATCATTTTTACGCCATGTTTTTCATAGAACTGACGTGCTTTTTTGTTGTACACATTGGCAAGGTAGCTGAGTGTATCTTCGGGGAAAATTGCCGGCGGTTGCGCTGCCTCGCGGCGTGGCGGGCGTTGGTAGCCAAAGTCACGGGTTTGCTGCAATTGCTCAATGGCATCACGGCGTAAGTTGTTAATAATCGAGGCGGGGATAAACCATGTTTGTGTGGTGCTGACTTCAATCCCATGCGTGCTGAAATCAGTACCACCCAGTTTACTCAAGTTCTCACGCAGGCTAGTTTCCGCTTTTTCCAGATTCTGTGCGCTTTGCTTTTCTGCCTCGCAGGTGGCGGTGGCGCTAAAGCCGTTTTCATCGGTAACGGTTAAGGCAAAACCATTCGCGGTTTCGTAAAAATTCATATCAACCACAATTTTGCGCTGCGCGGAGTCTTTCTCCAGCAGACGCATAAAAGCGTGGTCGCGGTTGCGGTAAATGGTCATGTTGCGCGTTATACCCGTTGGCATTTCGTTCGGGTACAGGCGCTTGCCTTCTACCGTATTGACGCGTAAGCCTACCAGTTCTTTATGTACATCAAAGAAGCATACGCCGTCGCCGTTATGTAGCTCGATACTGGTTTCCACCTCAAAGTAATTGTTACCCACTTTGGTGACTTTACCCAATGCTTCACCTGAGAACTTAGGCGTATCAAACGCGCCAATGTCTGCTTGGCGGCCGTTTACAAAGTAATCGGTTGCGCTACGGTTAAAGGTTTTTTCCGGCTGTGGCGTGAAGGTGTAAGTTGCGTGGCCAGAGGATGACTTTGCCAGTTCTGGCATATCGTTTAGGATTTCATCAATCAACTCACGATAATGCGCGGTAGCATTTTTTACATACGGCAAGTCTTTGTAACGGCCTTCAATTTTAAAGGAGCTGACGCCAGCCTGAATCAAGGCGCGTAAGTTAGCACTTTGGTCATTATCTTTCATGGATAAAAAGTGTTTATCCTTACCGATGATGCGGCCTTTTTGGTCTTCTAGTGTAAAGGGCAGGCGGCACTCCTGTGAGCACTCACCGCGATTGGCGCTACGGCCGGTGTGGGCATGGCTGATAAAGCACTGACCGCTAAACGCTACGCAGAGTGCGCCATGAATAAAAAACTCTAAATTGCATGAAGTGGCGTCAGCAATCTGCTTGATTCTTTTCAAGTCCAGCTCGCGCGCTAATACGATTTGTGAGAAACCAACCTGGTCTAAAAACACCGCTTTTTCAACGGTGCGGATATCGGTCTGTGTGCTGGCATGTAGCTGTATCGGCGGTAAATCCATTTCCAGCAGGCCCATATCTTGCACGATAAGTGCGTCTACTTCAGCATCGTAAAGTTGGTGCACTAGCTCACGTGCGCCTTCCAGTTCGTTATCATGGAAAATGGTGTTAAGGGCTACGTACACCTCTGCGTGGTAGCGATGGGCGTGTTTCACCAAGCGTGTAATGTCGGCAATGGTGTTAGGCGCTTTTGCGCGCGCACCAAAGGCTGGCCCGCCGATATACACCGCATCTGCGCCATGATTGATGGCTTCAATGCCGAAATCAGCATTTTTTGCAGGGGCGAGTAGTTCTAGATGGCGGCGAGTTTTTTGCATGGTACTTAATTTGCTTAGGTGATCAAGGTTGAATTTTAGACTAAACAACAGCTTATGACGACATTTGATTTTTGATCTGGTGAAAAACCTCGCACAATTATCGTACAATTCAGCCATGAGTAATCAAGATCTATTAAACCGCAGTATGCAATCGGTGTGGCATCCCTGCACGCAGATGAAGCAGCACGAATCTTTTCCGCTAACGCCGATACAACGGGGGGAGGGGGTCTGGCTTTATGATGCAGACGGTAAAAAATATTTAGACACCGTCAGCTCCTGGTGGGTGAATCTGTTCGGACACAACAATCCGCACATCAAAGATGCCATCAAGCAACAACTGGATACATTAGAGCACGTAATGTTGGCTGGCTTTACGCACGAGCCGGTAATTAGCCTTTCTGAGAAGTTAGCCCAACTTACGGGTCTTGGACATGCGTTTTACGCCAGTGATGGTGCAAGTGCTACCGAGATTGCGTTAAAGATGAGCTTTCACTATTGGCGTAATATTGGCCAGGCTAATAAGTCCAAATTTATTAGCCTGCAAAATAGTTACCACGGTGAAACACTAGGCGCGTTGAGTGTGACGGACGTTGCCATTTTTAAAGACACTTACGCGCCCTTATTAAGGCAGTCTGCGCAAATGCCTAGCCCAGATTTTAGGTTGGCAGAAGCAGGTGAAAGTGCGGAAGATTACGCACTGCGTTGTGCCGAGCAACTGAAAAGCTATATAGCCCAGCATCATGCAGAGTTGGCGGCATTTATTATTGAGCCGCTGGTACAGTGTGCCGCTGGCATGGCGATGTATCATCCGACTTACCTTGCTCAAGCACGCGAGATTTGTACGCAATATCAGGTGCATTTAATTGCAGATGAGATTGCCGTGGGGTTTGGCCGCACTGGCTCGATGTTTGCGACTGAACAAGCAAAAACTGAGGGGGGCAAAGTAAGTGATATCGCTGATTTTGTTTGCCTTTCTAAAGGCATTACTGGCGGGTATTTACCCTTATCGGCCGTGCTAACAACAGACACTATTTACCAAGCATTTTATGATGACAGTACGGTGCGTGGTTTTTTACATAGCCATAGTTATACCGGGAATCCATTAGCATGTAGCGCGGCATTAGCAACGTTGGATATTTTCGAGTCACAAAATATCGTACAGAAAAATCTTGAGAAATCTGCATTGATTTTGAAAGAGATGCAAGTGCTTACTCACCTGCCTATCCAACATTTACGTCATCAAGGAATGATTTTTGCGTTTGATGTGGTGACGGACAATGCGCAGTTTTCAAAACAATGTTACCAAACGGCAATGCAGCAAGGCTTGTTATTAAGGCCTATAGGCAATACGGTTTACTTTATGCCGCCCTATACCATTAATGAAGCTGAAATTGCGTTCATGGTGGGTCAAACTAATGCAGTGATTCAGAGTATTTTATGAAAAGATTCGCGCTATTTTTTGGTTTGACCTTGTGTTGCCTGCAAGCACAAGCTGAACTTCCCATCACGGTTGCCACTGCTCTTAAAGAAGCGGGCGTCCCGCAGCAGAATGTATCGGTGTATGTGCAAGCGGTGGATAGTCGTGTCGCTATCTTAAAACACAATGCAGACAAAAGCATGAATCCTGCATCAGTCATGAAAATGGTCACCACCAATGCTGCACTTGATTTGCTCACCCCAGCTTATCGCTGGAAGACAGAGTTGTACCATGATGGCTATATTAAAAATTGGGTATTAAATGGCAATTTAATGATTAAAGGCTATGGTGACCCCAGTTTTAAAGCGCAGGATTTTTGGCGTTTATTAATGAGCTTAAGGCAGGCAGGTGTTAAAAAAATTAACGGTGATTTAATTATTGATAAAACTTACTTTGCCGACGATGTTGATAACGGTATTAGTTTTGATGATGAAAAATGGCGTGCTTATAATGCACAGCCCAGTGCTTTTTCTGTGAATGGCCGTAGCACAAGTTTCAGGTTTAGCGCGAACACTGATCTAGTGAGTGTGAGTCAGGAGTTTGAATTACCTGAGGTGACGATAGTTAATAACATGAAGACAACGCAGGGTGATTGTGGAAACTGGCGTGGCAGAATGAACTATGATGTCCAGATGAACACCAATAGAGCAGTGGTCACTTTTAATGGGGTTTATGCGCCAGATTGCGGGGAACGGTTCTTAGAATTGAGCTTGTTTGATGATGCGCAATATGCATTTTTCACATTCAAGAAAGTATGGCGAGAATTAGGTGGGGATTTTACCGGTACACTTAAGCGTCAATCAACCCCCAGCACAGCCACTAAGCTGCTTGAACAGACTTCTGAACCGTTAGGTAGTGTAGTCAGAGATATTAATAAATGGAGTAATAACCTGATGGCGCGGCAGTTGTTGCTGACGATAGCAGCAGAAAAGGCAGGCCCTCCTGCCACCGTGGCAAAAGGGGTGAAGGCGATTAAGGATTGGCTGGCTGCCAGTGGGTTGAGTGCTAATAGTTTGAATGTTAGTGGACTAGTGATTGAAAATGGCTCAGGATTATCGCGTATAGAACGTATCAGTGCAGAGCAGCTAGGTAAGATGTTAGTAGGTGCTTACTTAAGTCCGGTGATGCCTGAATTCATGGCGTCTATGCCGATTTTGTCGTTAGATGGCACTGTGAAACAACGCTTGCAAGATAGTGCATCGAATGGACGTGCTCATCTTAAAACTGGCTCCATTAATGGCGTAAGTGCAATCGCAGGGTATGTGTTAGATGCAAACGGGCATCGCCATGTGATGGTGATGTTAGTGAATCATGCGAATGCGGGTGCCAGCCGAGATGCGCAAGATGCCTTGGTGGAGTGGGTGCATCAATTGCCTTGAGTTGACGCCTGAGAGGTTAACGTCGGGTGCAAAATTGAAGTATGATTATGCATTAAGTCTTTCTAATTTAGATACAGTTAATTTAAATACAACGCTACAGGACATAGAATGAAATTTTTAGGATCATTACTCGCAGGGCTTTGCTTGTTAAGCTTAAGTGCCTGCCAAGCTGAGCCAAATCAGTCAGCATCAGATAAATCAACAGTAAAGGAAGTAAAAGCGATGTCAGAGCAAGTGAAAGAGTTGCAAAAGATTGATACATTAGTCGGTGAAGGCCGTGAAGCTGAGCCTGGCTTTAATGTGACTGTGCATTACACTGGTTGGCTCTATGATCCATCTGCTCAAGATGGTAAGGGTAAAAAGTTTGATAGCAGTGTAGACCGTAAAGAACCATTTGTATTTTTCTTAGGTGGTGGTCAAGTGATTCAGGGTTGGGATGAAGGTTTTGCTGGCATGAAAATCGGTGGTAAACGTACATTGATTATCCCATCAGAAATGGGCTACGGCGCGCGTGGCGCAGGTGGAGTGATTCCACCAAATGCTGATCTGATTTTTGATGTGGAATTATTAGGCGTTAAATAATTCATCAGTAGTTTATTGACCATAGTTAGCATTTGGTAGCGCTTGTATTGGGCGCTATCAGCGTGTTTTGCAATTGGTTATTGATTAGACCTAACGGTACGAGAGATGGAACATGAAAGTTAGTATAAAGTGGATTGACGGTGTAAGTTTTGTCGGTGAGTCTGAGACCGGCCATGCGGTTGTGCTCGATGGTGCGCCTGAAAACGGAGGCCGTAACATTGGCATGCGTCCGATGGAAATGCTGTTAATCGGCATGGGTGGTTGCACTTCATTTGATGTGGTGGCTATTCTGAAAAAAGCACGTCAGCCAATTTTTGATTGCGTTGCCGAAATTGATGCAACACGGGCTGATGAGATTCCAAAAGTATTTACCAAGATTCACGTGCACTTTGTGATTACTGGCGATCATTTAAACCCTGTGCAAGTTGAGCGTGCGGTTAAATTATCTGCTGAAAAATATTGTTCAGCTTCTATTATGTTAAGCAAAAGCGTAGAAATCACGCATGACTTTGAAATTAAACCATTGACGCTGGAAGCATAGGCTGTAGTGAATTGTAAGCTGATGACACGTGATCATTAGGTGGTAGTTGGCATGATAAAAAAGGATGATATTTTCATCCTTTTTTTATATTCGTTGAAACTCGCTGTATTCATTACTTTTTAGACCATTGTTTTATAAAGCGTTGTTTTGCTGCAAAGCAAAATCTTTAATGAGCTCAGACACAAGCGTGTTAGCTAAATGCTTTTTTACAGTAACTGCATAAAAGTTTTCATTGATATTTGGTAATGTCATATAAGCAGTTAAAGTGCCAGCAGAGATTTCATCTTTTACTACCACGTCAGGCATCACTGCAAGTGCATTGCTGTCCCTAGCTAGTAGCCTAAGCATCGCCATATCGTCCGCCTCTCCAACAACATTAGGTTGAAATTGATATTGTGCGCATAGCCCATCAAACGCTGATCTGATCGGTGTCCCTGGTGCTGGTAATATCCAATCTAAAGACTTGTAGTCGTCATTAAACTTTTTACTTAGCTTAAGCCCAGGAGCTCCTATCACTGAGATAGGCTGCTGTACTAGCAACTGACATTGCCAAAGTTGCTTATTTGTACCACTCACTTCGATATTGGTGAGCACCAAATCAAACTGATGATTTGCAAGTTCGGTTAATAAGTTTGTTTGCCCGCGCGCCGCGATGTTTAATTTTACTTTTGGATTGTTCATCAATGGCTTAACGAACACCTCAACAAAGTTACGAGACATTGTTGATAACATCCCTATTTTAAGCGTCTGGCTTTCTTTATGCAGACCATTTTTAAGCATGGCCTCTAATTCGTCACCTATATTAAATATAGATTCAGCATAAGAGAACGTGATATTTCCGGCATCAGTCAATAATAACTTTCGATTCTGCCTTGTAAATAGCTGGTTTCCGATACTTTCCTCTAAAAGTTTAATTTGAACAGACAATGCAGACTGCGAAACATGCAGCGCCTCAGCCGCTTTTGTCAGATTGCCAATCTTGGCGACATGCCAGAAGTAATTTAAGTGGTGGTAGTTAAGTTTTGCCATATTTCAACACGCAGAAATTAATTAATTAAAAATACTTCTCATCATTAAACTAATGTGAGAGCGCAATACAAAACAAACGTGACTTTCTTATTATTTGAAATGACTATTGACAAGATAGTGGTGTTAGATGAAGTAAATAATTAATTTTCATTTGCATACTGAGCTTGCAAAGTCAGTATTTTATCGTTCTGTATTATAGAACTATTAAATACAAAAAATATATTATACAGAACAATTAACATCGGTGAAAATGGCGACTATTACAAATAGGGACTATCAATTGAACAGTTTTCAAAGTTTGTTAACGCCGTCTATCATGTTTTTTGCTTTAGGTTTTGTTGCGCAATTAATTAAGTCTGATTTAAAGCTTCCTGTCGAACTGACAAAGTCAATTACGAT from Methylotenera sp. L2L1 includes:
- the dacB gene encoding D-alanyl-D-alanine carboxypeptidase/D-alanyl-D-alanine endopeptidase; this encodes MKRFALFFGLTLCCLQAQAELPITVATALKEAGVPQQNVSVYVQAVDSRVAILKHNADKSMNPASVMKMVTTNAALDLLTPAYRWKTELYHDGYIKNWVLNGNLMIKGYGDPSFKAQDFWRLLMSLRQAGVKKINGDLIIDKTYFADDVDNGISFDDEKWRAYNAQPSAFSVNGRSTSFRFSANTDLVSVSQEFELPEVTIVNNMKTTQGDCGNWRGRMNYDVQMNTNRAVVTFNGVYAPDCGERFLELSLFDDAQYAFFTFKKVWRELGGDFTGTLKRQSTPSTATKLLEQTSEPLGSVVRDINKWSNNLMARQLLLTIAAEKAGPPATVAKGVKAIKDWLAASGLSANSLNVSGLVIENGSGLSRIERISAEQLGKMLVGAYLSPVMPEFMASMPILSLDGTVKQRLQDSASNGRAHLKTGSINGVSAIAGYVLDANGHRHVMVMLVNHANAGASRDAQDALVEWVHQLP
- a CDS encoding LysR family transcriptional regulator; protein product: MAKLNYHHLNYFWHVAKIGNLTKAAEALHVSQSALSVQIKLLEESIGNQLFTRQNRKLLLTDAGNITFSYAESIFNIGDELEAMLKNGLHKESQTLKIGMLSTMSRNFVEVFVKPLMNNPKVKLNIAARGQTNLLTELANHQFDLVLTNIEVSGTNKQLWQCQLLVQQPISVIGAPGLKLSKKFNDDYKSLDWILPAPGTPIRSAFDGLCAQYQFQPNVVGEADDMAMLRLLARDSNALAVMPDVVVKDEISAGTLTAYMTLPNINENFYAVTVKKHLANTLVSELIKDFALQQNNAL
- a CDS encoding OsmC family protein — encoded protein: MKVSIKWIDGVSFVGESETGHAVVLDGAPENGGRNIGMRPMEMLLIGMGGCTSFDVVAILKKARQPIFDCVAEIDATRADEIPKVFTKIHVHFVITGDHLNPVQVERAVKLSAEKYCSASIMLSKSVEITHDFEIKPLTLEA
- a CDS encoding FKBP-type peptidyl-prolyl cis-trans isomerase, with protein sequence MKFLGSLLAGLCLLSLSACQAEPNQSASDKSTVKEVKAMSEQVKELQKIDTLVGEGREAEPGFNVTVHYTGWLYDPSAQDGKGKKFDSSVDRKEPFVFFLGGGQVIQGWDEGFAGMKIGGKRTLIIPSEMGYGARGAGGVIPPNADLIFDVELLGVK